In Streptomyces sp. SN-593, a single genomic region encodes these proteins:
- a CDS encoding gluconokinase: MTARPAAPLPLVVIMGVSGSGKTTIGGLLAARLGVPYAEADDFHPAANLAKMASGRPLDDADRAPWLDTIAEWLAGRGLRGGVVSCSALRRRYRDRLREAAPGLFFAHLDGTPELIAARLAGRTHHFMPPALLASQFEALEPLEPDESGTAVPIDGDAEPTVERILAALPA, from the coding sequence ATGACAGCCCGACCCGCCGCTCCGCTCCCCCTCGTCGTGATCATGGGGGTGTCCGGGTCGGGGAAGACGACGATCGGCGGCCTGCTGGCCGCGCGGCTGGGCGTGCCCTACGCCGAGGCCGACGACTTCCACCCGGCGGCCAACCTCGCCAAGATGGCGTCCGGCCGGCCGCTGGACGACGCCGACCGCGCGCCCTGGCTCGACACGATCGCGGAGTGGCTCGCCGGGCGCGGTCTGCGCGGCGGCGTGGTGAGCTGCTCCGCGCTGCGCCGCCGCTACCGGGACCGGCTGCGCGAGGCGGCACCCGGGCTGTTCTTCGCGCACCTGGACGGCACGCCGGAGCTGATCGCGGCGCGGCTGGCCGGCCGCACGCACCACTTCATGCCGCCGGCGCTGCTGGCCTCGCAGTTCGAGGCGCTGGAGCCGCTGGAGCCGGACGAGTCGGGCACCGCCGTGCCGATCGACGGCGACGCGGAGCCGACGGTGGAGCGCATCCTGGCGGCGCTGCCGGCCTGA
- a CDS encoding glucarate dehydratase family protein, translating into MGERDSYIQTAGAPSGAASATIAEVRLTPILIADPPLLNTQGVHQPYTPRLIVEVVTSDGTTGVGETYGDSGYLRLAAPLAQALPGHRLDDLNGLFTLAERVCGDPGEVSDSVTSSGLRGVQTADKLRLSVISGFEVACLDALGKVVGLPVHALLGGKVRDAVDYSAYLFYRLAEHPQGAGEADDWGAALDPAGVVAQARRFADAYGFGSFKLKGGVFPPDQEIAAVRALAQAFPGKPLRLDPNGAWSVETSLEVARELGDVLEYLEDPASSTDRMARVAAQTSVPLATNMCVTTFPEIPEAFARGAVQVVLSDHHYWGGLRNTQHLAAICRTFGVGLSMHSNTHLGISLAAMTHVAATVPNLDYACDSHYPWQSEDVITERHVFTGGRLAVSDTPGLGVELDRDALARLHRRWQDDDGTMRDRDDAAAMRKADPEWRMPSVPRW; encoded by the coding sequence ATGGGTGAACGCGATTCATATATACAGACGGCGGGTGCTCCGAGCGGCGCCGCCTCGGCGACCATCGCCGAGGTGCGGCTGACTCCCATCCTGATCGCCGATCCGCCGCTGCTCAACACCCAGGGCGTTCACCAGCCCTACACCCCGCGTCTGATCGTCGAGGTGGTCACCTCCGACGGCACCACCGGCGTCGGCGAGACGTACGGCGACTCCGGCTACCTGCGGCTGGCCGCGCCGCTGGCCCAGGCGCTGCCCGGCCACCGGCTCGACGACCTGAACGGGCTGTTCACCCTCGCCGAGCGGGTGTGCGGCGACCCCGGGGAGGTCTCCGACTCCGTCACCAGCAGCGGCCTGCGCGGCGTGCAGACCGCGGACAAGCTCCGGCTGTCGGTGATCTCCGGCTTCGAGGTGGCCTGCCTCGACGCGCTCGGCAAGGTCGTGGGCCTGCCGGTCCACGCGCTGCTCGGCGGCAAGGTCCGCGACGCCGTGGACTACAGCGCCTACCTCTTCTACCGCCTCGCCGAGCACCCGCAGGGCGCCGGCGAGGCGGACGACTGGGGCGCCGCCCTCGACCCGGCCGGCGTCGTCGCCCAGGCCCGCCGCTTCGCCGACGCGTACGGCTTCGGCTCCTTCAAGCTCAAGGGCGGCGTCTTCCCGCCCGACCAGGAGATCGCCGCCGTACGGGCGCTCGCGCAGGCGTTCCCCGGCAAGCCGCTGCGGCTCGACCCCAACGGCGCCTGGTCGGTGGAGACCTCGCTGGAGGTCGCCCGCGAACTCGGCGACGTGCTGGAGTACCTGGAGGACCCCGCCAGCAGCACCGACCGGATGGCACGGGTCGCCGCGCAGACGTCCGTGCCGCTGGCGACGAACATGTGCGTGACGACGTTCCCGGAGATCCCGGAGGCGTTCGCCCGGGGGGCCGTGCAGGTGGTGCTCTCCGACCACCACTACTGGGGCGGGCTGCGCAACACCCAGCACCTCGCGGCGATCTGCCGCACCTTCGGGGTGGGCCTGTCCATGCACTCCAACACCCACCTGGGCATCAGCCTCGCCGCGATGACCCACGTCGCCGCGACCGTGCCCAACCTCGACTACGCCTGCGACTCGCACTACCCGTGGCAGAGCGAGGACGTCATCACCGAGCGGCACGTCTTCACCGGCGGGCGGCTCGCCGTCTCCGACACCCCCGGGCTGGGCGTCGAACTCGACCGCGACGCCCTCGCCCGGCTGCACCGCCGCTGGCAGGACGACGACGGCACGATGCGCGACCGGGACGACGCCGCCGCGATGCGCAAGGCCGATCCGGAGTGGCGCATGCCGTCGGTGCCCCGCTGGTAG
- a CDS encoding phosphotransferase family protein — MTASANPPGLDLDRLRRHLDRELPGLVRGGLRADLLEGGRSNLTYRVTDGAGTWVVRRPPLGHVLATAHDMGREHRVISALADTPVPVPRTLLRCDDPEVVGAPFYVMEFVPGTPYRSEDQLREIGPERTRAAVHTLVDTLVDLHAVDPAAVGLADFGRPEGFLDRQLRRWGKQLDASRSRELPGVDELHAALGRSLPDSPAPAIVHGDYRLDNVLIDAGGRLTAVLDWEMSTLGDPLTDLGLLVMYTEQRSSDLLSAPATGGAPGHPGAREIVARYAERSGRDVTAVDWYTAFAYFKLAVILEGIHYRWTLGQTVGAGFDRIGDVVPVFIDRGLNTLRRSGAGHLPTTRDED; from the coding sequence ATGACCGCATCCGCCAACCCGCCGGGCCTGGATCTCGACCGCCTCCGCCGCCACCTGGACCGGGAGCTCCCCGGCCTGGTCCGCGGCGGGCTGCGGGCCGATCTGCTGGAGGGCGGCCGCTCCAACCTCACCTACCGCGTCACCGACGGCGCCGGCACCTGGGTGGTGCGCAGGCCGCCGCTGGGCCATGTGCTGGCCACCGCGCACGACATGGGCCGCGAGCACCGCGTGATCAGCGCGCTCGCCGACACCCCCGTCCCGGTGCCGCGCACCCTGCTGCGGTGCGACGACCCGGAGGTCGTCGGCGCGCCCTTCTACGTGATGGAGTTCGTCCCCGGCACGCCCTACCGCAGCGAGGACCAGCTCCGGGAGATCGGCCCCGAGCGCACCCGGGCGGCCGTGCACACCCTGGTCGACACGCTGGTGGACCTGCACGCGGTGGACCCCGCGGCGGTGGGCCTGGCCGACTTCGGCCGCCCGGAGGGCTTCCTCGACCGGCAACTGCGCCGCTGGGGCAAGCAGCTCGACGCCTCCCGCAGCCGCGAACTGCCGGGCGTGGACGAGCTGCACGCCGCCCTCGGCCGCTCGCTGCCCGACTCCCCCGCGCCCGCGATCGTGCACGGCGACTACCGCCTGGACAACGTGCTGATCGACGCCGGCGGCCGACTCACCGCCGTGCTGGACTGGGAGATGTCCACCCTCGGCGACCCGCTCACCGACCTCGGGCTGCTGGTGATGTACACCGAGCAGCGCAGCAGCGACCTGCTCTCCGCGCCCGCCACCGGCGGCGCCCCGGGCCACCCCGGCGCCCGCGAGATCGTCGCGCGCTACGCCGAGCGGTCCGGCCGCGACGTCACCGCGGTCGACTGGTACACCGCGTTCGCCTACTTCAAGCTCGCCGTGATCCTGGAGGGCATCCACTACCGGTGGACCCTCGGCCAGACCGTCGGCGCCGGGTTCGACCGGATCGGCGACGTCGTGCCGGTCTTCATCGACCGCGGGCTGAACACCTTGCGGCGGTCCGGCGCCGGTCACCTCCCCACCACCCGAGACGAGGACTGA